CCCGCGCTATTGACAAAGCCCATAACCACGACTTTGCCGCGAAATGATTGTATAGAAAATGGTTTGCCAAATTGATTGGTCAAATGAAAATTGGGGGCGGGAATATCCTTGATGGGGGCACCGGGATCGACAGAAGCGGGCTCAGTCGACGGGGTCGACACTGAATTCGGGTTGGCTGCAGCAATATGCACGGACGATACGGCTTTGTACACGGCAAAGCCAACCGCCATTAAGACGGCTAGAAGTCCTAAAGAAATTGTCCATAAAGTTGTTTTACGCATCACGGGAAACCTCCACTTTGCTTGCTTTAAGAAAAGACAGTTGATAGGCCCGGACCAAGAAGCCAGTACCAGCCAAGATAGACGGCGGCAGCAACCATGATGAGGGCGCTTAACTTTTGCACCATGGGGATAATTTGATTGATGATTCGTTCGACTACGCTGCGCGTGATGGCGGTTACGGTCGATAACCCGGTAATAACTGTGGCTACGCCCAGAGCAAATGCTCCATACACGCTCAATGCAGATGTGCCAGGATGGTTGAGACTTTCGCTCACGACCACCATAAAAACGGGAAGGCTACAGGTTAGGGAAACCATGCCATAACTCATTCCATAGGCGATAAAGGCGGGAGCACTCCCTCGTTCAAAGGTGCGTTGTAAACCATTTAAAGCTTTTGTGCCGGGTATGCTGCCAAACGTTAATGATCCCCGCCAAGTAAAAATGGCGAGAATGATCAAAAATAAGGCCATCATCAATGAAAAAATCGGGACGATTTGAAATAGGATATGTCCAATCGTTGAGAGCACAAGGCTAGCCATTCCAAAAATCACTACGACACCTATGGACGTTAATACTCCGGCTTTGATGCCTGCCGTCCACTTCCAGTCCCCAGGGTTCACACGCCCTGAGAGCAGATAGAGTAAATAGGACGGCAATAATGCGACCCCGCATGGATTAAAAGCAGTGACTAAACCGGCTGAATACGCTAATAACTCAGGAATCGACAAGAATCATAAACCCTCCTTGACACGCAATTGTTTGACAAAAAATGAATGTCTGTCCTGCAAATACCATCCGAGAGCGCAAACGTTCTTTCGCAAAAACTCGGTTGTGGGCTCCGAACACATTACACTATGTCGATTATGGCTCAAAGAGATAAACTCAGCAACGGTCCAAACTGGATCCGTTGTGATAATACTCCAGGGATTCCAACCTATTAATGAGACTGAGTTAATGAGACTGAGGTTCAAGATGGGTGATGAGATACAGGGCACGGTTGGTACTAGGAGCATACACAGCGTATGCTTCTTTGCCAATCACTCGTTCGGCAACAGCATGGATGTGCGGAGCACCCGCAAGGGTAATGGCGGAAATGAAAATGCCCGGCGATGAAATCACGGGAGCCACATCTCCGGCTTTGAAAATAATTTGAGGGGAGAGGGTGGACGGAAGGGCCACATTCTCGGGAAGCGGTTTGAGCGTTTTATACCACGAAATTTCATAGCCGCCTGGATTGACCCAGCTGTCCACGCTCATATAGTAGGTTCCCGTGCGCGGGTGAATTGGGGGCAGATAGATAGGAATATGGCACTGACTAATAATGAGTTGTTCATTCGAGGACAATTTGCGTGGTAATGGGGAAATATGGGACTGCACCTTGGTGGTATAGGTCAGCTGCTGATGATCTTTAACGGGTACTTCTACTACCTTAATATCTTTTACCCGCAACGAGTGATCCGTTTTCATGACAATGTCTGCCTGAAGGGTAAACGGTTCGGCTTGGCTTAAACGATTTTGAGACATGGAATGTGCCATCCATAGCAATTCTTGATTGCTTACGCTCATTTGGGAAACCAAAATAGTATAAATTTTGTGGTTATGCGGCCAAGCTACGGCTTTATCAGGCCCTAAGTCCGGCCATAGCCAGAAGGTTTGTCCAAACTGGTGCACAATATTGGGATGGGGCCATAATGGATATTGGCTGGCGGTCACCATAAGCCATGGACTCTGTTTGGCAAAGTAAGAGAAATTAGCGGAGGTCACCTTCGAAGCGACCTCGGGCCGCGCGGCTTTTTCACTCACCCCGATCCAGTAATTCACGCGGGTATGCGTATCTTTAGGCATGGAGTCTAACACGGGCAAGTGGCTCACTCCGGCCCGTACTACTGGAATCATGCCCGTGGCACTCAAAGTCTCGTTAAAAGGCAAGAATGAGGGCACGGGAACAACAGGCTGGCGGTGGCCTTTGAGAAATGGTATGGCAAAATTTAGAATTTTGGCGGCGCCTTGTAACTGCGTTGAGGGTGGGGATGTATGATGTGACCACGGGGCCCATAAACTAAGAACAAACGCCCCTGCCACAGCGGCACTACCCACGGCCAAAGACCATGATGCCCAAAACGGGCGGGCTTTTTGGGCTTGGACCGGATGAAATTCCGGGACTGGCATCGCATCAAGTTGATGATGGAGGGCCATTCGAATTTTTTCTTCCCACTCGTCAGATTTTCTGGTCATGTTCTGCCACCTCATCTCGGAGCCTTTTGCGTAACCGTGCCAATTTTGTTTTTAAAAAGGTTGGAGTCGTGCCTAAAATGGCTGCGGCCTCTTTTAACGGTAAGTCATGGTAATACACTAAAACAATGGCCATCCGGTCTTTGGGTTTCAATTGGGCGATAGCATCCCACAAAACCGATAATTCCTGATTATCGGATATCTCAGCATGACTGGATTTCGTCATGCTGAGCTGATCAAACAATTGCACCTCTTGACGCTTTTGACGAAATACATCCATGCACAAATGGGCCACGACGGTAAAGAACCACCGCAAGGGCGGCGATTTTCCGTGGTGTTTTTCCCGGTATACTACATAGCGGGCTAAACACTCCTGAACGATGTCTTCGGCCAAGGAGTAATCGCGAATCGTCGCCCACGCAAAACGGAAAAGTTTAGGCGCAATTTGCTCAACAAATTCCACCATTTCTTCTTCGCTGGTGGGATGCGTAACCGATAACTTGTTTACAGCTTTCGCGAAAATCACCTCGCCTTTATGGCAAGGCTGGAACCGGTGCCCGTTTTGGAGACGGCGCCGTAGAACGACCGGTGAGCCATAACCCCAGCCTTGTTCGCGATATCATTCTAATAATGCCCAAAGATACGCTAGCTGTCACGATGACACTGAAAAGGTCAGCGATTGCCCACGGCATTTGGGTCGTTGCCCATGAGGCTAAAGGTTCTAAAATCATGGGATGAATTAAGTAAATGCCGAGGGAAAATGTGGAAAACTGGCGTAAAAGCCCGGCAATCCAGCCCCATTTCACGGCTTCTGTAATCATTTGCCCGGCCATGAGCAAAAGGATAAAGGTCATAATGGAATAGGGAACCATGGCGGGCTGCAACACACTCTGCGCCGTCATCAAATTTTTATGCTGGGCTGTCCACAAAAATACCCCCGTCAGGATCATCCAACTTAGACCCCAACCGCCTGCAATAAGCAAACGATGCTGCCGCAAATATTGGGATGCTCTCTCCCATGACGTGGCGAGCAATCCACCAGAGACAAAATAGAGGCTATAGGTCCATACCTCAAGACCAGTGTAGTGATTGATGCCTTGAGGATGAGGACCCAAACCAAAAGCATCATAAGCCATTAAGAGGACTTCGAAGATAAATACCGCCGTCCACAAGCGCCAGGGCTTATTGTGATAGAGGCGAATGAGCCAGAAGAACACCGGGAAGATCGTATAAAATTGAATAGTAATCAACAAATAATACAGGTCAAATGCGGCCCGCCCCGTGGGCAAATCGGCCAGAGTCGTGGTGACAATAAGCCAAGGATGTTGCCATCCTAAAGTTCGCACGACGTATATAAGACTCCATAAGATATAGGGTATGCCAATAACGGGATAACGCTTACGGAAAAATTTTTGCCATGAAGTGGGCCGATTCAACATGGCTTGAGTTAAAACCAGGCCAGTAATCGCCATAAACACTTCCCGGGTAAAATGCAACAGGGTGAGCACATAGGCACTGGTGAGGGTGCGTCCTTCGCTGGTAAACCAGGTCGCATGGACCATGATCACGCCTAATATTGTCAAAGCCCGGACCATATCAACCGCCATTAACCGCTGAGATTTCATGCATGCTGCCCTTCTTTCACCAGCATCCGGCGCTGAATTTTTCCCGTGGCATTTTTCGGTAAGGCTTCCACAAAATGATAGGCCACAGGACGCTTGTAAGGACTTAAATGCTTGGTCGATAACTCTCTGAGGGTCTCTTCAATGTCCGGATCAGATGACACAATATAGGCTATAGGTTCTTCCCCCAAAATGGGATGGGGACGTCCTACCACGACACATTCTTGTACGCGCTTGTCCTTTTGAAGAACTTCTTCCACTTCACGGGGGAAAATGCTCTCGCCTCCCCGCTTAATAACGTCTTTGACACGCCCATCAAGATATAAATACCCTTCCTTATCAAAATGCCCGAGATCACCTGTGTGATACCATCCCCCTGTCATTTCGGACAAGGCCCAGGCATTCATAGGAAGGTGAGAACGGATTACGGGTCCTCCCTTAATCCATACTTCAGAATTAATCAAGCGCACCATAATATTTCGGGGGCGTCCCACGGAGCCGGCAGGACCTCTTTGGCCTAAAGGGTCTGTGTTGACCGTTATGGGACCGCAAGCTTCTGTCATGCCATAGCTTTCGATGACAGGCACTCCAAATTGCTCTTCAATGCGTTCTAAAAGAACATGACCTAAAGGTGCGGAAGCTGAGCGAATAAAGCGGATAGACCCATGGGGGCCCGTGCCGGTGAGGGGGAGTTCATGGGCCTGGTGAGATAATATTGTTAAAATCGCGGGCACGGCATTGATCCAGTTTGCGTCCTGTTTTTGAACCGTGTTCCAGAAGGTTTGCCGGTTAAACGGATCTAAAATGATAGTGCCTCCGGCTAAAAAGGTGGAAAACAGCGCGATCACGGGTGCATTGACATGAAAGAGGGGAAGGGGGGAATATCCGCGGGAGTGTTCCGTTAACTGATGGGTCATTTTAACGGTGAGCGCCTGTTCCCATAATTGGTCTTGTGCCAATCCTACTGTTTTGGGCTGGCCAGTCGAGCCAGAAGTAAAGAGAATCATCCCGCTAAAATTTTCTTGCCATGGTGCGTCACTTTCTGGGGTATGTGATTCTAATATCCAACCGGGACTTTTCCCGCTGCCATGATTATCATGGAGCCAGATCCCACAGTGGGCTTCTTTCAGCTGACGCTGCCATTCTTCACGAGGCGCTTTAGGATTTAATGGAACAACCGCTAAGTCCCAAGCTAATAAGGCTAAGAGCCCGATAGCAAAATAGCAGGGTGAGAAGCTGCTAAGACCGACGGCTTGGAAAGACCGGATGCGATGGTGTTGTAAGAGGCGGTGAATCCGTTCGATTTCAAACCATACATGTTCATAGGTATATGTCGTGTCGTCACAGATTAAAAACGGATGGGTTAAATCAGGCAACGCATTCCACCTGCGTACTGCCCGGTTATTTCGCGTCATATTCGTGCTCCCTCTTAGGTTTTTTCTGACTTAAGGCTTTTTAGGCTTATATTTTTGAAACGGCGTGTTTCTTACCCGAGCGCAACGAACCGGGTTTCTTTGGCCCATAAGCTTAAAGCCAATGTGCCTAGCCACGTGACGAGTGCGGTAAAAATTAAGGTGCCTTGAATTCCTGACGAACTGAGCGCTTGCTCTAAGATAAAAGGAGCCAGGGCCCCGCCCAAGAGTCTAGCGACGGCCTCAGCAGCTCCCACTCCTTTGGCTCGAATGGCGGTGGGATATTGCTCCGCGGTAAAGATTTTCATCGCGGGATCGACGGCAATTCCAAAAAACGACAGAGCCATACCCGCCATGATAATTTCGGAGTACTGGTGAAGATGACTGAAGAGCAAGGCAAAGAACCCGGCTAAAAGGGTAAAGCTAATTAACAGGGGTTTACGTCCAATGCGTTCGACGAGCCATGATTCGATGAGTTTTCCGGGAATGGATGCGGCCATAATGAGGCTGGCAAATAACAAGGCCTGGTGTGCACTAAATCCTTCTTTTATTAATAAGGAGGGCATAAAATTCATAATCACATAAAACAGCAGCAGCACAGCAGGAAAAGCAATCCAGAGCATGGCAGTTTGCCGTCTGAAAGTTTTAGACCACAGTTTTTTGGAGGATGTGATGACAGTAGACCGTGCTTGTGAGAGCCAAATGGGTGATTCTGGCACAAAACGCATGATCGCAATCAAAATCAGATAGCCTGTTGCGCCGAAATAAAACATCTGGCGCCACCCGCTGGGACCTCCATAAGGAATGATCCACGATGCCAGAAAGGGGCTGGTGAAATAGCCAATAGATAAAAAGGCGTCCAAAATGCCCGCGGACCGACCACGCGCATGAGAAGGCGCCAATTCGGCAAAAAGAGTATAGGGGATAGGAAATGTTGCTCCAAGTCCCAGACCCGCTAAAAAGCGCAATACAACAAACATCGTCCAGTTGTCTGATAAACCGGTGATGACGGTGAGTGTCGTGTAATAGGCCAACGCCATTTGCAAAATGGTCTTGCGTCCAAATTTATCCGCTAAAATGCCAGCGGGGAATACCCCCAAGGCGACTCCCAGTGTCGGCGCAGAGACGACGACACTGCTTTGCCAGGCACTGAGGTGCCACTGAGCTTTTAACGATGGCAAAACTGTTCCGGTTAATCCAATGTCATAGGCTTCAATGAGCCAGACCATCGCGACTAACAATAATAACCCCCATAAGCGCCACGACAGTTGGCGTGGACGATTGTTATTCTCTGCAGCAATCACCAGACACGGCTCCTTTTCGGTGTTATCCTTTTTATCCTAAAGACGGGAAAACGAGCGTTTGGTAATCAGGACCGAAAAAATTTTTTTCAAATGATGTGTAACAATCCATAATGCTTCCAGCTCAGTTGACGGCCTTATTTAGGTCACGACGTTTTTCTTATAGAGTGGGACATGGTTAAAATTACTGCTTTTCATACCTAAGCGAGTTGCTACAATGAAAGGCGTGAATAAGACCGGCATGGATAATTGCTAGGGATCAAGGGAAATGAGCAAGGAGGAATAACTGTTGAGTGAGCGTAACGGATCGGATCAGCCCTTATGTCCCCAATGCCATAAGGTGGTACGAACGGAGGACCATTTTTGTCGGTACTGCGGTTATAAACTGACAAAACCGGTTGCGACGTCCTCACGGAGCGGGCGAGGGGTGAAGCGTCTTCCCCGCTGGCCATTTGCATTGATGGGGATTGCATTAGGTGTGGCCGCTGCCATAATGATTGGCAATCAGACCCAAAAGGTCGCCACTACCGGCTCTTTCAAAAAGCCTTCTTTGTCTCATCAGCATTTTTCGCCACCCGTGTCTCAATCATCTCCGTCTCCCTCTTCATCTCCGTCGTCGCCATCGCCTTCTTCTCCCAGTCCAAGTCCCTCACCGAGCCCCTCTCAGGGCCCTTCTTTGAGCCCGAGCCCGTCTCCCAGTCCAAGTCCGAGTCCATCGGGACAACCATCGTCCCAGCCATCCGGGAATTTTGTTAGTGTTCAACGTGTATATCATGGCACCACATTAGGATTGAACCTTCCCAAGACGCTCGATACGGTGGAGATATCTAGTCCCGGGGCTTGGCAATGGGGAAATCAGAAAGGCCAGGTCAGTTTAGATGTGGTCGCGCACAAACCGGCCGGAATTTCTGAGGCGTTAGGTCCTAGCACTTTTGGCACACCTATTATGTCTGAGGGGCACCGAGTTGCTCAAACCATTTATGTTAAATGGCCAGGACAGGGATGGGTGGAAGTGTCCATGCAGGTGCCCCAAAAACATGAAGTATGGCTATCAACGATCGCGCAAAGTATTCACATCGGATAATGACTTGGTGGTGTGAAGGACGAGAGTATTCAGTTAGCCAATAAGAGCCTTAAAACCAGACACTCTTATTCGCTGGGTAAAGTGGGAAGTTTTTCAGGCAGCTCGCTTAATGATGAGGTGATTATCTTGGGCCTTATGCCCAGTTCCTCGGTCGGTAAGTGCAAGCGGTTAATCCAAATCGTGTAAAATCCAAAATGACTGGCTCCGGCGATGTCCCAACCATTGGAGGACACAAAAACAATGTGCGAGGGCATCCGGTTAAATTGGGTCACAACCAGGTTATAAGCGTCGGGATGAGGTTTATAATGTTGGATGATGTCCACACTTAACACCCCATCCAGAACCGTTTGCATTTGCGTGGCTTTTACGCCTGCTTGCAGCATTAAGGGTGTGCCATTGGATAAAATGACCGGGTGATGTGATGCGCTCTTCAGCGCGTTCAAAGCAGGTAACGCGTCATCAAAGGCCACCGGATTCCACCAGGCCTGTTCCAAATCATTTTGTTCTGCCGCGGATAAAGACAGATGAAAATACTGCAAAGTATATAGCAAAGCTTCGTGGGTAATTTGGTCAAAGGGCACATATTGGTGCATTATAGTTCGTAAAAACGCGTATTCCAACTGTTTTTGGCGCCACAAGCTCAAGAAACTTTGTGCCTGCTCCTTGCCCATGAACCGTTCACATTCCTGTTGAATTTGGCTAACGTCCCACAATGTGCCGTAGGCATCAAACACAATGATCATGATTGTCCTCCTAGGTCCGTTGGCGGATTACCCGTTTATCCCGCCTACATGAGCTATTGTCTAACCATTAACGCTCCAGCATACGTGCCATTTTGCTTCATTATGAGGTTAACATGACAACATTCTATCGTCTTTCCCTAACATCATTCTGATGCCGCTTTTTACGCATCTTGCTGCAAGGCTGATGAGGAACTCACGTCGGATGACATGGAGTTTTTGGATTGCCGGGGCAAAAGCCAAGTGCTTAGGAACGTTAAGAGCGCAAATCCCAATGCCATTTCAAACGCGTGATGCAATCCTAAGGCGGTCAAATGCCGCGCTAAAGCTTTGACGGAAGGGGATAATGTTTGGCGCTTGGCGGGATTTAACAGGAGTTGGGTGGCTTGATTGGCACTCAGATTCTGACTCTTCGGCAAGTTGATTAACGTACCCATCAGGGCTACCCCAATCGATCCTCCAATTGTCCGGAAAAACTGTGTGCTCCCGGTGACAACCCCGCGCAAATCCCATGGAACCTGACTTTGTAAACCAATGAGCAAGCTCGTCAAGGACAGACCAAGGCCCGTTCCGATAACCAATGTACTGGCCAGGACCACGATATTTTGGGGAATGGTGGTGATGGCCATGAATACAGAGCCGGCGACCAATAAGAGGCCACCAATAACGGCTACAGGGCGGTATCCGGAACGCACTATCAGTCTGCTAGAGGCCATGGCTGCAATGGGCCATCCCACTAACATGGGGGTAATGGCACGACCTGCTGCCGAAGCCGTTCCAAACTCGACGCTTTGTACAAACAGCGGCACAAATGAAATCAACCCAAATAACAGCATGCCAGCAAATAAATTGACCCCGGTGCTAAAAAATACGAAGGGTTGACGGAACAATGGCAAGGGCAGAATCGGTTCTTGAGCGGAACGCTCCACGCGCAAAAACGCCCAGATGATCAAGACTCCGAACCCCATAAAGATCAAGCGAAGCGGCAGGTGCCATGAAGTTTGCATTAATCCAATTAAAAACCCGGTGACACCGACGGTGAGCAATATAGTTCCCAGGGTGTCAAGTTTATGCACTTTCTTTTCCACCGTTTCATGGAATGTGGTAATGAGAATAATCATGGCGACAATGCCCACGGGTAAATTGATTTCAAAAACCCAGCGCCAGCTGGCATTTTCCACAATCCATGCCCCAATTAAGGGGCCAATAATGGCCGACAAGCCCCACACGGCGGAGAATAATCCTTGGACTTTGGCACGTTGTTCTAATGTAAAGAGATCGCCGACAATCGTTAAAGCTACAGGCAGTACGCCAGCGGCTCCGAGTCCTTGTAGGGCACGGAAAAAGATGAGTTCGGGCATACTTTGGGATAAACCGGAAAGCACTGAACCCAAAGTGAAAATGAACGTGCCCCCTAAGAATACGGTTTTGCGCCCGTACATATCCGCGAGTTTGCTGTAAATGGGCACTGGGGTAGTGGACGTTAAAAGATATGCCGAAAACACCCATCCGTAAATCGCCACCCCGTGCAAATCATTGATAATGCTAGGCATCGCGGTGCCAACAATTGTCATATCAAGAGCCGACAGAAACATGGCGAGTAAGATGGCAATGACAATCCAGACCTTGCTGCGTGAAGCGGTATTGGGCAAACCCGATCCCTCTTTTCTAATTTAACGTTTACGTAAAATGCAGACATTTTCCGTTCAATAAAAAAATCACTCCTTCACTATATCACAATTTTTTGCTGTTGCATGTCTTTTAGATTGTCGTCAAGAATGCGGCTTAATCGTTGCTCCATCACACTCACAACGGCTAAGACGGCCAAAAACATCTCTTGTCACCGAAATACGTTTTCGTTTAAACTACAGGTGTCATGACAGGTGTTATATATAAAGAAATGATTTCACGCGCGGAGGGAATATATGTTGATACAGGCCTGGCAGCAATTGGCGCAACAAGGCTTAGAAGAAGATATTGGACATGGTGACATTACTACCGAGTTGACTATTCCTCAAGATTTGCAAGGCACAATGAATTTTACCGCGCGTCAAGAGCTGGTGATATGCGGACTTCCCATTATCCAAGCGGTTTATGCTCAGTTAAATCCTGCGGTAAGAATTGGCTTGCACCGTCAGGAGGGAGAAAAATGTCAACCTCAGGATATTGTGGCATCCGTTAAGGGACCAGTACAAGCCCTATTAATGGGTGAACGCGTCATTCTCAATGTGTTGACATGGCTCAGTGGTATTGCCACTATCACGCGGGAAATGGTGGACAGAATTTCAGATTTACCCGTCAAAATTCTTGATACCCGAAAGACCCGTCCCGGGCAACGCATTTATGAGAAATATGCTGTCAAAGTGGGGGGAGGTCACAATCACCGATTTGGTCTCTATGATGCCATCTTGGTCAAAGACAACCATGTGGCGGCAAAAGGTGGAATAGTCAATGCGTTACATGACATTCGCCGGCATGCCCCACACGGCATGTTTATTGAGGTGGAAGTTGACCGTCTTGATCAAATACCCGAGGCTCTTGCAGCGCAGGTGGACGGTATCTTATTGGACAACATGTCGGTGGAAGAGATACGCCAAGCCGTCTTATACATTAATCATCGGGTATTCGTGGAAGCATCAGGAGGCATTAACCCCACGAATTTACGCGAAGTGGCCGAGACAGGGATCGATGCGATTTCGCTGGGTTATATTACGCATTCGGCGCCGCATGTGGATATTGGAGCGGACTGGGAGGTGAACGGATGAACGTTCAGGCACTGGTAATTGGTGCCGGAATTGCTGGATTGGCCACGGCATTAGAAATGGCTCAATTTCATGATGTGCTCATTTGTGCGCCTGCTGAGGGCTGGAAACAAGGGAGTACATACCGGGCGCAAGGAGGAGTGGCCGTGGCACTCGGCCCTGATGACCATTGGCGGTATCATTTAGAAGACACGCTAACAGTGACAAGAGGACTGGCCGACCCGGGTGCCGTACGCATTCTTGTCCAAGAAGGTCCTGATGTGGTCCGGTCTTTAATTGAGGCCGGCATTTTTCAGATGGTGCCTGGCTCTCGTCAGCCAGCGTTAGGCCGGGAAGCGGGTCATCGTCAGTCCCGCATTCTTCATGCCCCCGGTAGTCTAACAGGTCAAGCCATTGCCCAATATCTTTATGACAAAGCCTCTCATCATCCCCGAATTCACTGGGTAGAGGGAGAAGCCGAACAACTCATCATGGATTCAAATGGATATTGCCGCGGGAGTTGGATTCGGACCCCTGCCGCAGAGTATTTTCCGGTGTTGGCTCCTGTAACCGTGTTAGCCACGGGAGGCTACGGCGCTTTATGGCGGTACACGACGAATTCTCCGGGGTCAATTGGCCAGGGATTGTGGTTAGCCTATGAAGCCGGGGCAGAACTAGTGGATTTAGAATTTTTGCAGTTTCATCCCACCGTCTTATCGGAACCAGGGGTAGAGCGGGGTCATGCCTTGTTGTTAACCGAGGCCTTACGCGGGTTTGGCGCGCATTTAATCAATGAGCATGGAGAACGGTTCATGAAAGCGTATCCCGGTCAAGAATTAGCGGGGCGTGACGAGGTTGCCCGGGCTGTATACCAGCAAAAGCAAGCATTTTTAACGTTGAAGCATCTTAATGCCAACCAGGTCTATGAACATTTTGGAAAGTTAGCGGAGCTGGTTGCAAAACGAGGATTTGATTTGGCGCATGATCTTTTGCCAGTAGCGGCAGGTGCTCATTTTTCGATGGGGGGCGTGAGGACCGATCATGTTGGCCAAAGTAGTATTCCGGGCCTATTTGCGGTCGGTGAAGTGGCGTGTACCGGCGTCCATGGAGCGAATCGCCTGGCATCCAATTCACTACTGGAAGCCCTTGTGTTTGCCAGGCGCATTGCTGAGTATACGAAAAACGTCACCACAGTTTCGCCAGTACTCTCTAATCTTGTTCCCCCTACTCCCCAAAACATATCCGATGCCGAAATCCTCGAACAATTAGGGGATCTCATGGATGAATATTTTGGGGTCATCCGCTGTCCCGAAAAAATGGCTTTAGGTCTTAAGCGGTTGCACGACATGCATGCATCGCGCCCTCATTGGATCTTGGCATTGTCTCTTCTTATTGCAAAGTCCGCCTTTTCGCGCAAAGAAAGTCGGGGCGCTCATTACCGGTCAGATGTACCCCAGAGTGATTCCAAATGGGCTGGACACCTGATTCATCAAAAACAGCAAGGTACCCACTTTCAGCATTTGGCTGCTGGCTAATTTGCTTTCTTGTCAATTGTGAATGAGTTCCGTGACTTAAGGTCTATAGATAAATAGGAGGTTATAATGGCAGATACATTGACGGATGCACTTATTGAAGAAATCCAAAATTTGAAGGCGCAACATAATGCGGTGATTTTAGCTCATAATTATGAACCCGGGCCGATACAAGACATTGCCGACTTTTTAGGAGATTCATTAGCTTTGGCACGCTGGGCGCAAAAGAGTTCTGCGGACGTTTTGATTATGGCG
The Sulfobacillus thermosulfidooxidans DNA segment above includes these coding regions:
- a CDS encoding cytochrome c biogenesis protein CcdA, whose amino-acid sequence is MSIPELLAYSAGLVTAFNPCGVALLPSYLLYLLSGRVNPGDWKWTAGIKAGVLTSIGVVVIFGMASLVLSTIGHILFQIVPIFSLMMALFLIILAIFTWRGSLTFGSIPGTKALNGLQRTFERGSAPAFIAYGMSYGMVSLTCSLPVFMVVVSESLNHPGTSALSVYGAFALGVATVITGLSTVTAITRSVVERIINQIIPMVQKLSALIMVAAAVYLGWYWLLGPGLSTVFS
- a CDS encoding RNA polymerase sigma factor, producing the protein MIFAKAVNKLSVTHPTSEEEMVEFVEQIAPKLFRFAWATIRDYSLAEDIVQECLARYVVYREKHHGKSPPLRWFFTVVAHLCMDVFRQKRQEVQLFDQLSMTKSSHAEISDNQELSVLWDAIAQLKPKDRMAIVLVYYHDLPLKEAAAILGTTPTFLKTKLARLRKRLRDEVAEHDQKI
- a CDS encoding acyltransferase — translated: MKSQRLMAVDMVRALTILGVIMVHATWFTSEGRTLTSAYVLTLLHFTREVFMAITGLVLTQAMLNRPTSWQKFFRKRYPVIGIPYILWSLIYVVRTLGWQHPWLIVTTTLADLPTGRAAFDLYYLLITIQFYTIFPVFFWLIRLYHNKPWRLWTAVFIFEVLLMAYDAFGLGPHPQGINHYTGLEVWTYSLYFVSGGLLATSWERASQYLRQHRLLIAGGWGLSWMILTGVFLWTAQHKNLMTAQSVLQPAMVPYSIMTFILLLMAGQMITEAVKWGWIAGLLRQFSTFSLGIYLIHPMILEPLASWATTQMPWAIADLFSVIVTASVSLGIIRMISRTRLGLWLTGRSTAPSPKRAPVPALP
- a CDS encoding AMP-binding protein; protein product: MTRNNRAVRRWNALPDLTHPFLICDDTTYTYEHVWFEIERIHRLLQHHRIRSFQAVGLSSFSPCYFAIGLLALLAWDLAVVPLNPKAPREEWQRQLKEAHCGIWLHDNHGSGKSPGWILESHTPESDAPWQENFSGMILFTSGSTGQPKTVGLAQDQLWEQALTVKMTHQLTEHSRGYSPLPLFHVNAPVIALFSTFLAGGTIILDPFNRQTFWNTVQKQDANWINAVPAILTILSHQAHELPLTGTGPHGSIRFIRSASAPLGHVLLERIEEQFGVPVIESYGMTEACGPITVNTDPLGQRGPAGSVGRPRNIMVRLINSEVWIKGGPVIRSHLPMNAWALSEMTGGWYHTGDLGHFDKEGYLYLDGRVKDVIKRGGESIFPREVEEVLQKDKRVQECVVVGRPHPILGEEPIAYIVSSDPDIEETLRELSTKHLSPYKRPVAYHFVEALPKNATGKIQRRMLVKEGQHA
- a CDS encoding MFS transporter, with the protein product MIAAENNNRPRQLSWRLWGLLLLVAMVWLIEAYDIGLTGTVLPSLKAQWHLSAWQSSVVVSAPTLGVALGVFPAGILADKFGRKTILQMALAYYTTLTVITGLSDNWTMFVVLRFLAGLGLGATFPIPYTLFAELAPSHARGRSAGILDAFLSIGYFTSPFLASWIIPYGGPSGWRQMFYFGATGYLILIAIMRFVPESPIWLSQARSTVITSSKKLWSKTFRRQTAMLWIAFPAVLLLFYVIMNFMPSLLIKEGFSAHQALLFASLIMAASIPGKLIESWLVERIGRKPLLISFTLLAGFFALLFSHLHQYSEIIMAGMALSFFGIAVDPAMKIFTAEQYPTAIRAKGVGAAEAVARLLGGALAPFILEQALSSSGIQGTLIFTALVTWLGTLALSLWAKETRFVALG
- a CDS encoding zinc ribbon domain-containing protein — encoded protein: MSERNGSDQPLCPQCHKVVRTEDHFCRYCGYKLTKPVATSSRSGRGVKRLPRWPFALMGIALGVAAAIMIGNQTQKVATTGSFKKPSLSHQHFSPPVSQSSPSPSSSPSSPSPSSPSPSPSPSPSQGPSLSPSPSPSPSPSPSGQPSSQPSGNFVSVQRVYHGTTLGLNLPKTLDTVEISSPGAWQWGNQKGQVSLDVVAHKPAGISEALGPSTFGTPIMSEGHRVAQTIYVKWPGQGWVEVSMQVPQKHEVWLSTIAQSIHIG
- a CDS encoding haloacid dehalogenase type II → MIIVFDAYGTLWDVSQIQQECERFMGKEQAQSFLSLWRQKQLEYAFLRTIMHQYVPFDQITHEALLYTLQYFHLSLSAAEQNDLEQAWWNPVAFDDALPALNALKSASHHPVILSNGTPLMLQAGVKATQMQTVLDGVLSVDIIQHYKPHPDAYNLVVTQFNRMPSHIVFVSSNGWDIAGASHFGFYTIWINRLHLPTEELGIRPKIITSSLSELPEKLPTLPSE